GCGCTGATCGTGGCCACCGGCCCCGGCGGCGAGGTGGTCGGCAGCACCGCCCTGCACTCGCGCGGCCCGGCCCACCCGCCGCACCCGAAGTGGCTGGCCGAGCGCTACCCGTCCGGGCTGACCGCGCAACTCGTCCGGGTGTACGTCCGGGACGGCCACCGGCGGCACGGGCTGGCCCGGCGGATGGTCGCGCTGGCGACCGAGTTCGCCGGCCGGGAGGGCGGCTACCAGCACCTCTACCTGCACACCAACGTGGACATCCCCGGCGCCGAGCCGTTCTGGCGCAGCCTGGCGGTCGAGGTCTGCGACGCCCGGACGACCGGCGAGCACGGGCCCGGCGTGGCCACCGTGCACTTCGAGATCCCGCTCGGACCGGCCCGGGCAGGCGTCCGGCTGCCCGGAGAACTGGCAGGCATCCAGGCGTAGATGAATATGGTTATCGTCGCTAGTCTTTGCTCCGCCGCCCGGCCGGACCGACCGGGCCGGTCACCGAGTGCTGCCACGAGCAGCTCGCGCAGCAGAGGCGGACCTGACGCATGGGGACGAAACAGGCAACGGCACCGAGGGAGCGCATCCCCGAGCCACTGACCGAACAGACCGGGCCGTCCGGCGGCACGCTCGCGGCCCTCGGCTGCGCGGTGGTGGTGCTGGCCGGCACCGGGCTGTTCGGCTGGTCGGACGCCGAAGTGGTGCACGCCTGGCGGACGTTGCTGGTCTCGATCGTGGTGCAGGGCGTGCCCTTCCTGGTGCTCGGCACGGTGGTCTCGGCCGCGATCGGCGCCTTCGTCCCGCCCGGCCTGTTCGCCCGGGTGCTGCCGAAGAACCCGGCGCTGGCCGTGCCGGTGGCCGGCGTCGCGGGCGTGGTGCTGCCCGGCTGCGAGTGCGCCTCGGTGCCGGTCGCGGGCAGCCTGATGCGACGCGGGGTCACCCCGGCCGCCGCGCTCGCCTTCCTGCTCTCGGCCCCCGCCGTCAACCCGGTGGTGCTGGTCTCCACCGCGATCGCCTTCCCCGGACAGCCCGGGATGGTGGCCGCCCGGCTGGCCGCCTCGCTGATCACCGCGATCACCATGGGCTGGCTCTGGGTCAGGTTCGGCAAGGAGGAGTGGCTGCGGCTGCCGAAGCGCCCCGACGCACATGACACCGGCGGCTCGCGCTGGGCGGAGTTCCGGCGCGGCATGCAGCACGACTTCCTGCACGCGGGCGGCTTCCTGGTGGTCGGCGCGATGGCGGCGGCGACCTTCAACGTCCTTGTCCCGCCCGGCCTGTTGGCGCTGTTCACCGACTCGCCCTGGCTCTCCGTCCCGCTGCTGGCGCTGCTCGCCGTACTGCTCTCGGTCTGCTCGGAGGCGGACGCCTTCGTCGCCGCCTCGCTCACCGGCTTCTCCCCCACCGCCCGGCTCGCCTTCATGGTGGTCGGCCCGATGGTCGACCTGAAGCTGATCGCCCTTCAGTCCGGCGCGTTCGGCCGCGCCTTCACCGTGCGCTTCGCCGGCACCACCTTCGTGGTCGCGGTGCTGGTCAGCGTGCTGATCGGAGCTGTGCTGCTGTGAGGAAGCTGACGTATCCGGCGCTGCTGGTGCTGCTCGGCGCGGCCCTGCTGCGGATCACGGTCGGGAGCGAGGTCTACCTGCGGTACGTGAAGGAGAGCCTGCACCCGTTGGTGGTGCTCTCCGGGGTGGTCCTGCTCGGGCTCGGACTGACCGGGCTGGTACGGGAGTTGCGCGCGCTGCTGCGCCAGCCGGTCCGGCACTACCGGCGGGACGAGCACGGCACGTACCGGGTCGAGGCGCACGCGGCGGAGCACGACCACGACGAGGACGAACACGGGCACGGCCACGGGGCCGGGCCGCGGATCGCCTGGCTGCTCGGGGCGCCCGCGCTGGCGCTGCTGTTCTTCGCACCGCCCGCGCTGGGCTCCTACACCGCGAACCGGGACGGGGCCGCCGCCACCGTCGAGCGGGCCGACTACCGGGAGTTGGCGAGCGGGCCGGTCACCCCGATGTCGATGTCCGAGTTCATCGGACGCAGCCTGCACGACAGCGCGAGCCTGACGGGACGGCAGGTGGTGCTCACCGGTTTCGTCACCAAGGGCGGCGCCGGGACGGACTGGCACCTGAACCGGCTGACCGTCAACTGCTGTGCCGCCGACGCCCGTCCGCTCCGGGTGGCCGTGCACGGCCAGGACGCCCCCGCCCTGGACAGCTGGGTCGAGGTCACCGGCCGGTGGCGGTTCGCCCAGCTCGACAGCCGCTCGCCCGTCCCGCACCTGGACGTCCTCCAGGTCCGCACCGTCCCGGCGCCGCGCAACCCGTACGCGGACCGGGCACCGGTGGTGGAGCGGTCCTGAGGACCGGCGTCAGACCGGGATCGCCACCAGTTCGGCGCCCTCGGTGGTGCGGACCTCGAAGTGGTCTATCTGGGTGGCCGGGAAGCCGATGCCGCCGTGGGTGACCAGGGCGTCCTGCTGGGCGGGGAGACCGTAGCCGGCCTCCGGGACGGCCCAGCTGGTGACGGTCTGGCTCCGGCCGTCCCGGGTCACGGCGATCAGCGAGCAGGACAGCGGGCCCTTGACGCCACCCAGCCGGAGGGCGACGTGGGTGCCCCACTTCTTGTCCTCCAGCGCGACCGTGGCGACCGCTCCGGTGGTCCGGTCGGTGGCCGTCCGGAGGGTGCCGTGGTCGATCAAGTCCTGGGCGGGGCTGGTGGAGTGGGCCACCGGGGTGCCGGATCCGCCGTCCCCGCTGAGGGACGCACCGACCAGCGGCCCGGCGATCAGCACCGCGACGGCGGCGGCGACCAGAAAGAGCCGGCGGGTCCGCGAGGTGCGGCGGACGGCGGTCACCTCGGCGACCATCCGCTCCAGCAGCTCGCCGCCAGGAGCGGCGTCCGCCGCGGGGCGGACCGCGTCCGCGTACTCCGCGAGCAGTGGTTCCAGTCCGGAGAGCTCCTCGGCCTCGGCCGTGCACCGGGCGCAGTCCGCCAGATGTGCGGCGAACTCCGCCATCTCCTCCGGTTCGAGCAGCCCGAGGACGTAGGCACCCACGTCGAGGTGCTGCTCCTGCGGGGACGTCACGATGTCACTCCTCGTTCCTCGAGTGCGATCTTGAGCGAGCGGAGCGCGTAGAAGACCCTGGAGCGTACGGTACCGGCGGGCACGCCGAGCACGGCGGCGGCCTCGTTCACCGTACGTCCCTTGAGGTAGGTCTCGACGATCACCTGCCGGTGCGGCTCGGTGAGGGCGTCCAGGGCGTCGGAGATGGTCATCAGGCGCAGCGCCTTCTCCAATTCGTCCTCCGCGGGCATGACTTCGAGCATGGCGTCACCCACCTCG
This genomic interval from Kitasatospora gansuensis contains the following:
- a CDS encoding GNAT family N-acetyltransferase, translated to MTSHQPYQVRHTRPADLPGARALMLDTFYREFGYGYVPAWHEDVVALEATYLDHPRHALIVATGPGGEVVGSTALHSRGPAHPPHPKWLAERYPSGLTAQLVRVYVRDGHRRHGLARRMVALATEFAGREGGYQHLYLHTNVDIPGAEPFWRSLAVEVCDARTTGEHGPGVATVHFEIPLGPARAGVRLPGELAGIQA
- a CDS encoding zf-HC2 domain-containing protein yields the protein MTSPQEQHLDVGAYVLGLLEPEEMAEFAAHLADCARCTAEAEELSGLEPLLAEYADAVRPAADAAPGGELLERMVAEVTAVRRTSRTRRLFLVAAAVAVLIAGPLVGASLSGDGGSGTPVAHSTSPAQDLIDHGTLRTATDRTTGAVATVALEDKKWGTHVALRLGGVKGPLSCSLIAVTRDGRSQTVTSWAVPEAGYGLPAQQDALVTHGGIGFPATQIDHFEVRTTEGAELVAIPV
- a CDS encoding permease; translated protein: MGTKQATAPRERIPEPLTEQTGPSGGTLAALGCAVVVLAGTGLFGWSDAEVVHAWRTLLVSIVVQGVPFLVLGTVVSAAIGAFVPPGLFARVLPKNPALAVPVAGVAGVVLPGCECASVPVAGSLMRRGVTPAAALAFLLSAPAVNPVVLVSTAIAFPGQPGMVAARLAASLITAITMGWLWVRFGKEEWLRLPKRPDAHDTGGSRWAEFRRGMQHDFLHAGGFLVVGAMAAATFNVLVPPGLLALFTDSPWLSVPLLALLAVLLSVCSEADAFVAASLTGFSPTARLAFMVVGPMVDLKLIALQSGAFGRAFTVRFAGTTFVVAVLVSVLIGAVLL
- a CDS encoding TIGR03943 family putative permease subunit, translated to MRKLTYPALLVLLGAALLRITVGSEVYLRYVKESLHPLVVLSGVVLLGLGLTGLVRELRALLRQPVRHYRRDEHGTYRVEAHAAEHDHDEDEHGHGHGAGPRIAWLLGAPALALLFFAPPALGSYTANRDGAAATVERADYRELASGPVTPMSMSEFIGRSLHDSASLTGRQVVLTGFVTKGGAGTDWHLNRLTVNCCAADARPLRVAVHGQDAPALDSWVEVTGRWRFAQLDSRSPVPHLDVLQVRTVPAPRNPYADRAPVVERS